In Geminocystis sp. NIES-3709, a single genomic region encodes these proteins:
- the dxr gene encoding 1-deoxy-D-xylulose-5-phosphate reductoisomerase, with protein sequence MKLISILGSTGSIGTQTLDIVRDHPDRFQVVGLAAGNNITLLAEQIREFNPEIVAIQNPDKLLDLKNAIADCPQQPILLAGKDAICEVASYGNAESVVTGIVGCAGLLPTIAAIKAGKDIALANKETLIAGGPVVLPLIKEYGVKLFPADSEHSAIFQCLQGVPEKGLRKIILTASGGSFRDLPVEKLASVTVQDALKHPNWSMGQKITIDSATLMNKGLEVIEAHYLFGLDYDDIDIVIHPQSIIHSMIELQDTSVLAQLGWADMRLPLLYALSYPDRIPTNWETLDLVKVGSLTFREPDHNKYPCMQLAYDVGRVGGCLPAILNAANEQAVALFLQEKIGFLDIPRLIESACDRFSDQNKSDPSLDDILHADEWARKAVMELFAL encoded by the coding sequence ATGAAACTAATTTCTATACTAGGTTCTACTGGTTCGATCGGTACTCAAACTTTGGATATAGTAAGAGATCATCCCGATCGATTTCAAGTAGTAGGATTAGCCGCCGGAAATAATATCACTCTTTTAGCTGAACAAATTAGAGAATTTAACCCCGAAATAGTTGCTATTCAAAATCCGGATAAATTATTAGACTTAAAAAATGCGATCGCTGATTGTCCTCAACAACCAATTTTATTAGCAGGAAAAGACGCTATTTGTGAAGTTGCTAGTTATGGCAATGCAGAAAGTGTTGTTACAGGGATTGTCGGTTGTGCTGGATTATTACCGACTATTGCCGCTATCAAAGCTGGAAAAGACATCGCTTTAGCTAATAAAGAAACCTTGATTGCAGGTGGCCCTGTGGTGTTACCTTTAATAAAAGAGTATGGTGTAAAATTATTCCCTGCGGACTCTGAGCATTCGGCAATTTTTCAATGTTTGCAAGGTGTACCCGAAAAAGGCTTACGGAAAATTATTTTAACCGCTTCTGGTGGTTCATTTCGAGATTTACCCGTAGAAAAATTAGCTAGTGTAACAGTACAAGATGCTTTAAAACATCCTAACTGGTCTATGGGACAAAAAATCACGATCGATTCTGCTACTTTAATGAATAAGGGTTTAGAAGTCATTGAAGCTCATTATTTATTCGGTTTAGATTATGATGATATTGATATAGTTATTCATCCTCAAAGTATTATTCATTCTATGATAGAGCTACAGGATACTTCCGTTTTAGCTCAATTGGGATGGGCAGATATGCGCTTACCTTTACTCTATGCTTTATCTTATCCCGATCGTATTCCTACTAATTGGGAAACCCTTGATTTAGTCAAAGTTGGCAGTTTAACCTTCCGAGAACCAGATCATAATAAATATCCTTGTATGCAATTAGCCTATGATGTAGGGAGGGTTGGAGGTTGTTTACCAGCGATATTAAATGCCGCCAATGAACAAGCAGTGGCATTATTTTTACAAGAAAAAATCGGTTTTCTCGACATTCCTCGTTTAATTGAGTCGGCTTGCGATCGTTTTTCAGATCAAAATAAATCTGATCCCAGTTTAGATGATATTTTACACGCTGACGAGTGGGCAAGAAAAGCAGTTATGGAATTATTTGCATTGTAG
- the purN gene encoding phosphoribosylglycinamide formyltransferase: MTNSTYLISPSLTKEQLQLENTVRLGVMASGSGSNFEAIAQAINEGRLNAKIEVLIYNNPNAKVKERADRLNIPTVLLNHKDYKTRKAFDKAIVKVFQTHQVQWVVMAGWMRIITQELLNAYPQKVINIHPSILPSFKGINAVEQSLEAKVKVTGCTVHLVDLEVDSGLILIQAVVPIFPDDTADSLHDRIQIQEHRIIVDGIALAVKKVDS; the protein is encoded by the coding sequence ATGACAAACTCCACCTATTTGATTTCTCCCTCTTTAACAAAAGAACAATTACAATTAGAGAATACTGTAAGATTGGGGGTTATGGCTTCGGGTAGTGGTAGTAATTTTGAGGCGATCGCCCAAGCCATTAATGAGGGGAGATTAAATGCTAAGATTGAGGTCTTAATCTATAATAATCCTAATGCTAAAGTAAAAGAAAGAGCCGATCGATTAAACATACCTACAGTTTTACTTAATCACAAAGATTACAAAACCAGAAAAGCCTTTGATAAAGCGATCGTCAAAGTATTCCAAACCCATCAAGTACAATGGGTTGTTATGGCCGGATGGATGCGCATTATTACTCAGGAATTGTTAAACGCTTATCCCCAAAAAGTGATTAATATTCATCCTAGTATTTTACCTAGTTTTAAGGGTATTAATGCCGTTGAGCAATCATTAGAAGCAAAAGTAAAAGTAACAGGATGTACAGTCCATTTAGTTGATTTAGAGGTAGATAGTGGACTAATTTTAATTCAAGCTGTTGTACCCATTTTCCCTGATGATACTGCTGATAGTTTACACGATCGAATCCAAATTCAAGAACATCGTATAATTGTTGATGGCATCGCCTTAGCTGTTAAAAAAGTTGACAGTTGA
- a CDS encoding FtsW/RodA/SpoVE family cell cycle protein — protein MFRYIIPFYQPDIDEWSLEARLLRWLTFLWLLIGLIALFSASYAVGLDESNDGWFYFKRQAFWMIIGLVCFKIVIELPLKIILKYSPWFYLGALVLIIGTVVGLGENINGAERWISIGPIQIQPSELLKPFLVLQGATIFAGWKKLPWQIKGTWLGIFAFTLACILKQPNLSTTALCGMTLWLMALAGGLPYIQLLATAMMGMVTASLSVALNPYQLKRIVSFTDPWKDARGDGYQLVQSLLAIGSGGELGVGFGMSQQKLFYLPFQYTDFIFAVFAEEFGFLGTVILILMVITYATVAFFVTLKSNHPIKRLIAVGVMVILVGQSLLNIGVNVGVLPTTGLPFPFLSYGGSSVMSSLILAGLLIRVAIETQQEVIRMEN, from the coding sequence ATTTTCCGTTATATTATCCCATTTTATCAACCAGATATAGATGAATGGTCATTAGAAGCAAGATTGTTGCGGTGGTTAACTTTTTTATGGTTATTAATCGGTTTAATTGCTTTATTTTCTGCTTCCTATGCCGTTGGCTTAGATGAATCTAACGATGGTTGGTTTTATTTTAAGCGTCAAGCATTTTGGATGATTATTGGTTTAGTTTGTTTCAAAATAGTTATAGAATTGCCCCTAAAAATTATCTTAAAATACTCACCTTGGTTTTATCTTGGTGCTTTAGTTTTAATTATTGGCACAGTGGTCGGTTTAGGAGAAAATATTAATGGTGCAGAAAGATGGATTTCTATTGGCCCAATTCAAATTCAACCCTCAGAATTACTTAAGCCCTTTCTAGTTTTACAAGGTGCGACTATTTTTGCCGGTTGGAAAAAACTACCTTGGCAAATTAAAGGTACATGGCTAGGTATTTTTGCTTTTACTTTAGCCTGTATTTTGAAACAACCCAATCTAAGTACAACTGCTTTATGTGGAATGACATTATGGTTAATGGCTTTAGCTGGTGGTTTACCCTATATACAATTATTAGCAACAGCAATGATGGGTATGGTGACGGCTTCTTTGAGTGTGGCATTAAATCCTTATCAGTTAAAACGAATTGTATCATTTACTGACCCTTGGAAAGATGCAAGAGGTGACGGTTATCAGTTAGTACAAAGTTTACTAGCAATTGGGTCTGGTGGTGAGTTGGGGGTAGGTTTCGGAATGTCTCAACAAAAGTTATTTTATCTACCTTTTCAATATACGGATTTTATTTTTGCAGTATTTGCCGAGGAATTTGGTTTTCTTGGCACTGTTATTTTAATTTTGATGGTGATAACTTATGCTACTGTCGCTTTTTTTGTAACTTTAAAATCTAATCACCCAATTAAACGTTTGATTGCAGTTGGTGTTATGGTAATTTTAGTCGGTCAATCTTTACTCAATATAGGGGTGAATGTTGGTGTTTTACCAACTACTGGTTTACCTTTTCCTTTTTTAAGTTATGGGGGTAGTTCTGTGATGAGTAGTTTAATTTTAGCAGGTTTATTGATCCGAGTTGCGATCGAGACTCAACAGGAAGTTATCAGAATGGAGAATTGA
- a CDS encoding PhoH family protein, with translation MLDIYLSDNGFKSVLHSPQIFYSHITKLAQTIDCLEGLYLHEYPNIKRLKGRKPTVWRYRIGDYRIIFTVGSTENPYLIIHRIASRETVYQNLPKYFSPELNTHLEELIIDDQNHENIEEDTQFQDFDRYYKLSPSLIDNQIKSETIIDFIIEGKYRFNPCLNSEQKQLIKNLKTKESLVYQIQGTAGTGKTTLAFFLADKLITENIFPIIITPNKSLKKFGYHCLKSLNPDAIILDDEFQENLENQNYDIALFSRDELIQKLAGENYPALTASQGCKIMREYLQKRHHGINNYHHINIYGILQSFIIGESLSYPLTDKDALTTNYKNIIDFLRKIWRPENATIFGSRDAFSYSNKAFKNLLSNIQWFQSLTQNKPILLIIDEVQDFYWFQLKIFLDLANNYNLSVTVIILGDENQRVIISGFSWANFRTIFAQNFHHRTLLEEIKLSQNFRNTKQIASVAKYFLEEAFIKQIQLNNRKLPPIGDPYKCYDEGLKPKLIKVNISWLKNLLNCLEHQDNSQEKIETFNEIVFLKRDLLTFSDHDLTEKIVELEKAEKIIIYSISEAKGQEFEAIVILFPFEINKNQLGFDDLFQWYTAITRARYYESILVTEEEWTWLQNTAENSYKLSILFDIQENITPESFAQELKVNGQSLITLQQRRQKFIRNLVNNDIYKWLETGFFPDNLRQKWQQFKLTWWQVIEEIVYTIDELTESQDLFLDAINFDHVILSFNKSNFLEIIVLYYGAKYIYFKTGLEMKPIFKIQREIIKFLQQSQNQSLIQILLSSLDAIKFTDLKALILTANNLSWSAVLLFYHDRAYNRGYDRDIEIEEIALQLEKKGLNYEAMRIRVQFLKQSPSRKIPFADILTEEGELVKLLCKSFLNKLPQL, from the coding sequence ATGTTGGATATTTATTTGTCAGATAATGGATTTAAAAGTGTTTTGCATTCTCCCCAAATATTTTATTCTCATATAACTAAATTAGCACAGACGATCGACTGTTTAGAAGGACTTTATTTACATGAATATCCCAATATTAAAAGATTAAAAGGAAGAAAACCCACAGTTTGGCGTTATCGTATTGGTGATTATCGCATTATTTTTACCGTTGGCTCCACAGAAAATCCTTATTTAATTATTCATCGTATCGCTTCAAGAGAAACTGTTTATCAAAATTTACCTAAATATTTTTCTCCCGAATTAAACACTCATTTAGAAGAATTAATTATTGACGATCAAAATCACGAAAATATTGAGGAAGATACTCAATTTCAAGACTTTGATCGATATTATAAACTATCTCCTTCTTTAATAGATAATCAAATTAAGTCTGAAACTATTATTGATTTTATTATAGAGGGAAAATATCGTTTTAACCCTTGCCTAAATTCTGAACAAAAACAGCTAATTAAAAATCTTAAAACTAAGGAATCTTTAGTATATCAAATTCAAGGTACTGCAGGAACAGGTAAAACTACTCTTGCTTTTTTTTTAGCAGATAAACTTATCACTGAAAATATTTTCCCCATAATTATTACTCCTAATAAATCATTAAAAAAATTTGGTTATCATTGTCTTAAATCTTTAAATCCAGATGCAATTATTTTAGATGACGAATTTCAAGAAAATTTAGAAAATCAAAATTATGATATAGCCTTATTCAGTCGTGATGAATTAATACAAAAACTTGCTGGAGAAAATTATCCTGCATTAACGGCTAGTCAGGGTTGTAAAATAATGCGAGAGTATTTGCAAAAACGACATCACGGTATTAATAACTATCATCATATTAATATCTATGGTATTTTACAATCATTTATTATTGGAGAAAGTCTTAGTTATCCTTTAACAGATAAAGATGCTTTAACTACTAATTATAAAAATATAATTGATTTTTTAAGAAAAATATGGAGACCAGAAAATGCTACTATTTTTGGTAGTAGAGATGCTTTTAGTTATAGTAATAAAGCGTTTAAAAATTTATTATCTAATATTCAATGGTTTCAATCATTAACTCAAAATAAACCTATTTTGTTAATCATTGATGAGGTACAAGATTTTTACTGGTTTCAACTCAAAATATTTCTTGATTTAGCTAATAATTATAATTTATCAGTCACTGTTATTATTTTAGGAGACGAAAATCAACGGGTTATTATTTCAGGATTTTCTTGGGCAAATTTTAGAACTATTTTTGCTCAAAATTTTCATCATCGTACATTACTTGAAGAAATTAAATTAAGCCAAAATTTTCGTAATACAAAACAAATTGCTTCTGTGGCAAAATATTTTTTAGAAGAAGCTTTTATTAAACAAATTCAACTTAATAATAGAAAACTACCTCCCATCGGGGATCCTTATAAATGTTATGATGAAGGTCTAAAACCAAAATTAATAAAAGTAAATATCTCTTGGTTGAAAAATTTGTTAAATTGTTTAGAACATCAAGACAACTCACAAGAAAAAATAGAAACATTTAATGAAATTGTCTTCTTAAAAAGAGACTTATTAACTTTTTCTGATCATGATTTAACTGAAAAAATTGTTGAATTAGAAAAAGCTGAAAAAATAATTATTTACTCAATTTCAGAAGCAAAAGGACAAGAATTTGAGGCTATAGTAATCTTATTTCCTTTTGAAATAAATAAAAATCAGTTAGGTTTTGATGACTTATTCCAATGGTACACAGCTATAACTCGTGCGCGTTATTATGAATCTATTTTAGTTACAGAAGAAGAATGGACTTGGTTACAAAATACGGCTGAAAATTCCTATAAGTTATCGATTTTATTCGATATTCAAGAAAATATAACTCCCGAAAGTTTTGCACAAGAATTAAAGGTTAATGGACAAAGTTTAATTACTCTCCAACAACGGCGACAAAAGTTTATTAGAAATCTTGTTAATAATGATATATATAAATGGTTAGAAACGGGATTTTTTCCTGATAATTTAAGACAAAAATGGCAACAATTTAAGTTAACTTGGTGGCAAGTGATTGAGGAAATTGTTTACACAATAGATGAGTTAACAGAAAGTCAAGATTTATTTTTAGATGCCATCAATTTTGATCATGTTATTCTATCTTTTAATAAAAGTAATTTTTTAGAAATAATTGTTTTATATTATGGTGCAAAATATATTTATTTTAAAACTGGTTTAGAAATGAAGCCTATTTTTAAAATACAAAGAGAAATAATCAAATTTTTACAACAAAGTCAAAATCAATCTTTAATTCAAATATTATTATCTTCTTTAGATGCAATTAAATTTACTGACTTAAAAGCTCTAATTTTAACCGCAAATAATTTATCATGGTCAGCAGTATTATTATTTTATCACGATCGAGCTTATAATCGGGGTTACGATCGAGATATAGAAATAGAAGAAATCGCCTTACAATTAGAAAAAAAAGGGTTAAACTATGAAGCAATGAGAATTAGAGTACAATTTTTGAAACAATCACCCTCACGAAAAATTCCTTTTGCAGACATTTTAACTGAAGAAGGAGAATTAGTAAAACTTTTATGTAAATCTTTTCTGAATAAATTACCTCAACTATAA
- the mtnA gene encoding S-methyl-5-thioribose-1-phosphate isomerase gives MKVNGKPYRTIWLHPDDSSIVQVIDQRYLPHQFVIEDLATLEQVCTAIEQMHVRGAGVIGASAAYGMYIASLEAKRNQITNIQEYMQWAGDKLKATRPTAVNLAWAVNRQLEKIVTLNDNINLIVENSAKIAHIVAEEDVNFCQNIGKHGVTLIEQISQQKQGETVNILTHCNAGWLGCVDNGTATSPIYEAHRKGIKVHVWVDETRPRNQGSTLTAWELGEQGVNYTIIPDNAGGHLMQNGLVDLVITGSDRTTYTGDVANKIGTYLKAVAAKDNNIPFYVALTYSAFDWEISDGVKQIPIEQRDAREVKYIKGLHDGEIKEVLVTPENSPAANYGFDVTPARLITGLITERGICQPCAEGIFSLYPEKAK, from the coding sequence ATGAAAGTTAATGGGAAACCCTATCGCACAATTTGGCTACATCCCGATGATAGCAGTATTGTTCAAGTCATTGATCAACGTTATTTACCTCATCAATTCGTTATTGAAGATTTAGCAACTTTAGAGCAAGTTTGTACTGCGATCGAGCAAATGCACGTTCGTGGTGCTGGTGTAATTGGTGCATCGGCGGCTTACGGAATGTACATTGCAAGTTTAGAGGCGAAAAGAAATCAAATCACCAATATTCAAGAGTATATGCAGTGGGCAGGAGACAAATTAAAAGCCACTCGTCCTACTGCTGTAAATTTAGCATGGGCGGTTAATCGTCAACTCGAAAAAATTGTTACTTTAAATGATAATATAAATCTCATAGTGGAGAATAGTGCAAAAATTGCTCATATAGTTGCAGAAGAAGATGTTAATTTTTGTCAAAATATTGGAAAACATGGGGTTACACTAATTGAACAGATAAGCCAACAGAAGCAAGGAGAAACCGTTAACATCCTCACTCACTGTAACGCTGGTTGGTTAGGTTGTGTGGATAATGGTACCGCTACTTCTCCTATTTATGAAGCCCATAGAAAAGGTATTAAAGTTCATGTGTGGGTAGATGAAACTCGTCCTCGCAATCAAGGTTCGACTCTGACGGCTTGGGAGTTAGGAGAGCAAGGAGTTAACTATACGATTATCCCTGATAACGCAGGAGGACATCTTATGCAGAATGGCTTAGTCGATCTTGTAATCACAGGTAGCGATCGAACTACTTATACTGGAGATGTAGCAAATAAAATAGGTACATATTTAAAAGCGGTGGCGGCAAAAGATAATAATATCCCTTTTTACGTTGCATTAACTTATTCAGCTTTTGATTGGGAAATAAGTGACGGAGTAAAACAAATACCTATTGAACAACGAGACGCAAGAGAGGTTAAATATATTAAGGGATTGCATGATGGAGAAATTAAAGAGGTATTGGTGACTCCGGAAAATAGCCCTGCCGCTAACTACGGTTTTGATGTGACTCCTGCCAGATTGATTACGGGATTAATCACAGAAAGAGGAATTTGTCAACCTTGTGCCGAAGGAATTTTTAGTCTATATCCTGAAAAAGCAAAATAA